TGAGGCCCGGAGAAACCACCAGATTTGCAGGGATGATAAGGCCCTTGAGGATAAGCAGGCTTAAAATTGCAAGGATGACATTTGTTGCAGGACCTGCGGCCGCCGTAACAGCCATGCCCTTTCTGTAATCTTTAAAATTCATGGGATTAATCGGGACCGGTTTTGCATATCCGAAAACAAACTGGCCGTTAGTGACAATAAGCAGCATGAAAGGCAGGATTATTGTGCCTACGGGATCAATATGCGCGAGCGGATTAAGCGTGAGTCTGCCCATTAATCTGGCGGTCGGGTCGCCGAGTTTGTTGGCGACGAAGCCGTGAGACACCTCGTGAAATGTTATCGCTATAAGTATCGGAAGCGCTGATACTGCAAGCTGTCTGAGAATGTTTGAGAGATCTAACATTACGGCTGTTTTGCCCTTTTGTTAGTTATGCCTTCAAGTCTCTTTTTTGAAACAGTTGCCCTTAAGGAATTTGGAAAGGAATCAATGACAGCCTTATAGTATTTTTCAGCATCTTCAATGCTCCCTGTGTGGAGCTTTGCCTCCGCATACATGAACAACGGCTCGGGTGAGGAAATCCTGCCTTTTTCACGGTATTCATCAACTGCCTGCGCATGTATAGCAAGAAGGTTTTCCCATTTAGCGTTTTTGTGGTAGCTTTGCGACAGGGTATCTTCCACAGGGATTTTCATTCCAGAACCCGGGTATTTTTGCAAAAATTCATAATAAAGGGGTTCAGCCTTTTCATACTGCGGAGGCGTATAGTCATTTATATAGATTGAAATCAGCCGCCAGTAGCTTTCCTGCGCAAGTGGTGTATCAGGATATTCTGCGATTATCTTAAGATATGTTGCCTCTATTTTTGGAAGCGCCGCCTCTCTGTCGCCGGTTTCAGTGAAGGTGAGTATCTCAGTGAACAGGTTAAATGCCTTTTCTCCCTGCTCCGCAGGAGTAAGTGTTTTCTTCACTTCTTCAGGCGGCTTTTCTTCTGTCTTTACCTGCGGCGCAGTTGTGCGCAGTGCAGCGCATGATGCAAGGCAAATAGCTGAGAACAGAAATATTAATGGAAAAAACTTCATTTTTTGACCTGAGTTCATTTGATAATTATACTTTAATCACTGAGGGAAAAGCTATTTTTACAAAGACATTATGCCTAATGCTTGTAAAAAGGGATTCTTCATTCGGAATAACAGATTGAAGAGTCAGATGCCGAATTTTTTCTTAAGGCTGTATACGGACGGGCGGCTGATACCGAGCGCCTTTGCTACTTTTGTGATATTGTTATTGCATGTGACAAGCGCTTCAATCAGCTTTTGTTTTTCAATAGTATCTCTTGCGTCTCTCAGAGTGGCAATATATCCGTCGGCTCCGAAATGCGGAAGATGCAGGTCCAGATCCTGAGGATTTATGTATTGGTCTGCGGAAACCACAATTGATTTTCTCACTTTGGCTATTATCTCTCTGACATTTCCGGGCCAGTCATAATTTTTTATTGCATCAACGGCATCCCTTGAAAATATTTTTGATACGCCCATCTCTTTGGAAAATTTGTTCAGGAAATATCTTGCGAGAATTATCTTATCGTCTCCTCTTTCACTGACAGGCGGAAGATTTATTTTAAATGTATTCAGCATGGAAATGAGGTCGCTGCCGAAGTAGCCTTTTGATGCGGTTGACCTGGTATCTGAAGAAGCTGAGACTATAAGCCGCACATCTGCCTTTATTCCGGTTTTTGCGCCAATCCTCTCAATGATTTTGTTATCAAAAAACTTTAAAAACCTCGGCTGTATGTCCGGTGTGAGCGCCTCAATTTCATTAAGGAACAACGTTCCGCCGTTTGCGTATTCAATCTTGCCTGTCCTGTTGTTGTTGCGGTCTGCGCTGAATGCGCCTTTTTCATAGCCGAAAAGCTCAGCTTCAAGGAGGTCTTCGGGAATTGCCGCACAGTTTATCGGGACAAAAGGCTTGTCTTTGCGCAGGCTTCTTTCATGAATGGCAGAGGCGGTCATTTCCCTTCCTGTCCCGCTTTCGCCGATTATGACTACAGGCAGGTCTGTTGTGGCTACGTTTCTTATCATAGAGAAGACCTCAAGCATCGGCCTGCTTGAGCCTACGAATTCTTCATTGATATCCAGACATTTCCCGACTTTCAGGATTTCAACATCTATGAAATTGAGCACCTTACAGATGTCCTCCAGAGTGAATGAACTGCACCTTGTGCCGAGCCTGTTAAGGAATGATTCTTTTTCGTGTTCAAGGAAGTAGTGAGGAGAGTGAAAATTCAGATTCCAGCCGCAGGAATTGCAGGTCCTGAGCTTGCGGACATTTTCAACACTGCAATACGGGCAGGTTGTTTTTTCTCCTATATTTTCCCTGATATAATCCCAGAGTTTTAACTTGGCGTCTCTATTTACGTTATAAAATTTTGCGGCAATTCCGCTTTGGTCTTTTCTTACGATTTCTCCCATGATTTCAAATTCGCCGTACTTCGGAAGTTCGTACTTAAGCCCTATGATTTTATTGCCGGGCTGAGGATGAGGGTAGTCAAGATATGCGCCGCTAAGGCTAAGTTCGGAAAACTTAGCCTTCTTTTCAACCATTCCCCTGCCGGTGATATTGTCTAAAATAACATTTACAGGGAGGTTAACCTGACATCTGACATCTAATCTTTGCATAGTTTATTTTAAGTGTGTTTAAGTATATAAAATATGCTAATTAAATTGCAATTAGACTAATATAATTTCAGTGTACCTCAGAAAAATGTAATTGTCAAGAAAATTTACACGATGAATAATAACATAAGGAAAACAAATAATAAACGAGAGAATTTTTTATTTGACAAAGTTTTAATACTTCTTTATTTTAATCCCCTGAAACAGTATTATATAAAGTAAAGCGACATAATCCCATGCAGACGGAAGATACCTAATTGTATTTACAGGAGTTAATCTTACAACTTCATGCCTTTTGGTCCCGCTACGGATGTGTGATACATCAGCCTTATGATATTGAGGTCGGCGCAGGGACTTTTAACCCGGCTACTTTTTTCAGGGTCATAGGGCCTGAACCTTGGCGCGCCGCTTATGTTGAGCCTTCAAGAAGACCGACAGACGGAAGATACGGAGAAAACCCAAACAGGCTCCAGCATTACTACCAGTATCAGGTTATACTGAAACCATCCCCGTCCGACATTCAGGACATCTACCTTAAAAGTTTATCCGAAATAAACATTGACGTTCAGAAACACGATATACGTTTTGTGGAAGATGACTGGGAGTCCCCTACGCTCGGCGCATGGGGGCTTGGGTGGGAGGTCTGGCTTGACGGAATGGAAATCACGCAGTTTACATATTTTCAACAGGTCGGAGGCCTTGAACTGAAGCCCGTATCCGCAGAGATTACATACGGGGTTGAGCGCATAGCCATGTATCTTCAGGAGGTTGATAATGTCTTTGACCTCAGATGGACTGACGGAATAAGTTATGGGGATATTCATCACGAAACAGAGGTGGAATTTTCAAAATATAATTTTGACGAGGCTGACACCGACATGCATCTGAGGCTTTTTGAAATGTACGAAAAGGAATCCCTGCGGCTTATCAGGCAGGGGCTGATATTCCCGGGGTATGACTTCTGCCTGAAATGCTCACATGCGTTTAACATGCTGGATGCAAGGGGAGCTCTGAGCGTGGCTGAAAGAACGGGTTATATCGCACGGGTAAGGAACCTTGCAAAACAGTGCGCTGAGGGCTATCTGAAACTGCGCGAGGAAATGGGATTCCCGCTCTTAAAAAACAGTTCAAATTTGTTTAAAATGGATAGCGAGCGAATAATATAAAGAAATTCCTTACATTAGATTCCCTGTGGTTTTGCCACAGGGAAGATTAATAGTTTAAGTTGTTTAAAGTTGAACTGTTTGAACAATCTTGAACAATATTAATTATGAAACCTTTACTTATAGAAATCGGCACTGAGGAAATTCCTGCCCGGTTTATCCCTGACGGGGTGAAATCCCTGAAGGATGGGCTTGTAAAATTTTTTGAAGACTCCGCCATAGATTTTGGAAATGTCTCTAAATACGCTACGCCGAGAAGGCTCGCGTTATTTATTGAAGATGTCTCTGAAAAACAGAAAGACCGGACAAAAGAGATCGCAGGTCCCCCTAAAAAAATTGCCTTTGATGAAAAAGGCAATCCGACGCAGGCTGCTATCGGTTTTGCAAAATCCTGCAACGTGGATGTGAAGGAATTAAAGACCGTCAGGACTGAACGCGGCGAATATCTGTCAGTCACGATTAGCGAAACAGGCAGGGAAACCATAAATGTGCTTTCTGAAGCGCTTCCAAAACTTATAACTTCTGTTCAGTTCCCTAAGTCAATGAGATGGGGAGGCAGCACCTTGAGATTTGCGCGGCCGATACGCTGGATTACGGCTATGTTCGGCACAGAGGTAATCTCCTTTGAACTTGACGGATTAAAAAGCAGTAATAAATCTTTTGGCCACAGATTCATATCCCCGGGACCTTTTGTAATAAACGACCCAGTATCATACAAAAATCTCTTAGCGGAAAACGGCATAATAGCCGACCCGGCAGAGCGCAGGGGGATAATCCTTGATGAGACAAAAAAAATTGAGTCTAAAGCAGGCGGCAAAGTCCATGAGGACGCTGAACTTTTAAACACAGTAACATTCCTTGTTGAATACCCGATGGTTATCATGGGGAATTTTGACCCTGCTTATCTTTCCCTTCCCAAAGAACTTATCGTCACAGTCATGAGGAGCCATCAAAAATATTTTTCCATGGAAGATAAGGCAGGAAACCTGATGCCCCATTTTGTTCTGGTAAGCAATACAAAGCCTGAAAATTCCGCTGCGGTGAAAAGGGGCGCAGAGAGGGTCTTGAAGGCCAGGCTTGAGGATGCGAGGTTTTATTACAATGAGGATGGGAAAAAGCCTTTGTGGGATTATGTTGAGAAATTAAATAAAGTCACTTTTCATGAAAAACTCGGCAGTCTTTATGAAAAGGCGGAGAGGATAGCATTTTTATCTTCATATATATGTGATGAGCTCGGCACGCCTGCAAAGGAAAATGTCCTGAAGACGTCTATGCTTGCAAAGGCGGACCTTGTGACCGGAGTTGTAAGGGAATTCCCCGAGCTTCAGGGCTATATGGGAATGGTTTACGCCGGGAATTCCGGCGAAGACGATGAGGTTGCTGCAGCAATTTATGAACATTACCTGCCGAGGTTTTCAGGCGATGTCCTGCCTTCAGGCGAAGTCGGCAGTATAATTTCCATTGCAGATAAGATTGATAATATTGCATCGTTTTTTCTCCTCGGACTTGCGCCAACAGGCTCTGAAGACCCGTTTGCATTAAGGCGTCAGGCCATGGGAGTGATTAATATTCTTGTCAATAAGGACTTCGTTGTTCCCCTTGAGCAGATTGTTGACAAGGCAGTGCAGGGCATTGAAGCATATCTTCCTGCAAGGAAGCCTCTTGACGAGGAGATTCTGAAATTTTTCTATCAGAGATTTGAGGGAATGCTTTTAAATGAGGGCTATGCTTATGACGTCATAGACTCGGTTTTTTCCGCAAAGGGCGGCGGCATCAGGGATATAAAGCAGCGGGTTGAAACGCTTTCTGACATGAGGGAGACGCCGGGCTTCCCGGAACTCGTTACAGCAGCAAAAAGGGTTTATAATATCCTTGCAAAAATAAAGGCAGGGCAATTCAATGCAAACATGCCCGCAGAGCCTGCGGAAAAAGAACTGCATCAGGCCGTTATGCATGTAAACAAAGAACTGATATGGAAAAATTACAATGCCCTTTTTGAGCTGAAAGAGCCTGTGAATAATTTTTTTGAAAAAGTGCTTGTAATGGATAAAGACCCTGCGGTTAAGGCCAACAGGCTGGCGCTGCTTTTAACGGTCAAAGAGGCCTTTAATTCACTCGGTGATTTTTCAAAGATCGTAGGGTAAATATATGACATGCATTTATGGTAAAATAAAAAACTGTGCGCATCTGAAATTTTAAATTAGGAATAACCAATAACTATCTCGGGAGGATTTTATGGCTAAAAAGTATGTTTATTTTTTCGGCGCCGGCAAGGCAGACGGCAATGCGGGGATGAAAAATCTCCTTGGAGGCAAGGGCGCAAATCTTGCTGAAATGGCCGGGCATAAAAATCTGAGGCTTCCTGTGCCGCCTGGATTTACCATCACCACGGAAGTATGCACTCTTTACTATGAAAATAACCGCAAATATCCAAAAGAGCTTGAGAAGCAGGCGGATGCCGCGCTTTTTAGGGTTGAAAAAATTATCGGGAAAAAACTCGGCGACCCAAACGACCCCCTTCTCGTTTCAGTGCGTTCAGGGGCGCGCAGTTCCATGCCCGGAATGATGGAGACGGTGTTAAATGTGGGGCTTACGTCAAAGACGATTCCCGGACTTATCAATAAGACAGGCAACGAACGCTTTGTATATGACGCTTACCGCAGGCTCATGATGATGTATTCAGATGTCGTGATGGAAAAGGCGGCAGGCGTTGAGCCTGAAGGCGGAGAAGGCATCCGCATGAAGCTTGAGCACGCAATGGAAAAAGTGAAGAAGGCAAAGGGCTATAAAAGCGATACTGACCTTTCGGTTGACGACCTTAAATTTCTGTGCAATGAATTTAAAATAATAATTAAAAACACACTTAAAAAAGATTTTCCTGATGACCCGCAGGAGCAGTTGTGGGGCGGCATAGGAGCGGTATTTCAGTCGTGGATGGGAAAGCGCGCTGTATCATACCGCAAGATAGAAGGAATACCCCAGCACTGGGGAACGGCAGTTAATGTCCAGTCAATGGTATTTGGCAATACAGGCGATAATTCCGCGACAGGAGTCGCCTTCACGCGCAATCCCGCAACCGGGGAAAATATGTTCTTTGGCGAATGGCTTCCCAATGCGCAGGGCGAGGACGTTGTTGCAGGCATCAGGACGCCGAATCCGGTGAACAAGGCGGGAAAGACCGATGACACCGCGCATCTTTCGTCGCTTGAAGAAAACATGCCCAAATTATACAGGGAATTATTCACATACCAGAAAAAACTCGAAAATCATTATACAGACATGCAGGACATAGAATTTACCATTGAAGACGGCAAGCTCTGGATGCTTCAGACCAGGGTCGGCAAGCGGAACGGCCAGTCAGCCATACGCATGGCAGTTGAAATGGCAAAGAAAAAATTAATTACAAAAGAGACTGCGATAATGCGTGTTAAGCCCGAACAAATTGATGAACTTCTCCACCCGAGCGTGGACCCTGCCGCAGAAAAGAAGGCTGTTGAGCTGGCAAAGGGACTGCCGGCAGGCCCCGGAGGCGCTGAAGGAAAAGCGGTTTTTACCGCCGACGACGCGGAGGCGTGGGCCAAAAAGGGCGAGAAGGTGATACTCGTAAGAAACGAGACCTCGCCTGAGGACGTTCACGGGATGCATGCGGCAGAGGCAATACTTACCGCAAAAGGCGGAATGACAAGCCATGCGGCGCTTGTCGCAAGAGGCTGGGGGAAATGCTGTATTGTCGGATGCTCCGCCCTGAACATAGACCTGCCGAAAAAAGAAATCCATGTAAACGGAAGGGTTGTCAGGGAGGGCGACTGGATTACATTAAACGGGACCAAGGGGCGTGTTTACGAGGGGCGGTTAAACCTCATGCCTGCG
The window above is part of the Nitrospirota bacterium genome. Proteins encoded here:
- a CDS encoding pyruvate, phosphate dikinase, with amino-acid sequence MAKKYVYFFGAGKADGNAGMKNLLGGKGANLAEMAGHKNLRLPVPPGFTITTEVCTLYYENNRKYPKELEKQADAALFRVEKIIGKKLGDPNDPLLVSVRSGARSSMPGMMETVLNVGLTSKTIPGLINKTGNERFVYDAYRRLMMMYSDVVMEKAAGVEPEGGEGIRMKLEHAMEKVKKAKGYKSDTDLSVDDLKFLCNEFKIIIKNTLKKDFPDDPQEQLWGGIGAVFQSWMGKRAVSYRKIEGIPQHWGTAVNVQSMVFGNTGDNSATGVAFTRNPATGENMFFGEWLPNAQGEDVVAGIRTPNPVNKAGKTDDTAHLSSLEENMPKLYRELFTYQKKLENHYTDMQDIEFTIEDGKLWMLQTRVGKRNGQSAIRMAVEMAKKKLITKETAIMRVKPEQIDELLHPSVDPAAEKKAVELAKGLPAGPGGAEGKAVFTADDAEAWAKKGEKVILVRNETSPEDVHGMHAAEAILTAKGGMTSHAALVARGWGKCCIVGCSALNIDLPKKEIHVNGRVVREGDWITLNGTKGRVYEGRLNLMPADPENNKWYKELMTWADKVRTLKVRTNADTPNDAAVARNYGAQGIGLCRTEHMFFGPDRIKAVREMILSDTVEGRKKALAKLLPMQKGDFIGIFEAMKGLPVTIRLLDPPLHEFIPHTDKDLMELANDMGVSFDQLKAKNASLHEFNPMLGHRGCRLGVTYPEIYEMQAQAIMEAACELSKNKVKVIPEIMVPLVGHVNELIKMKKAVISIATQVQKDYKIKVPYTVGTMIELPRACVTSDEIAPVADFYSFGTNDLTQTVYGLSRDDAGRFLPFYVEDKILKDDPFITIDTEGVGSMMRMAVEKGRKVKKDLKLGICGEHGGEPKSVEFCHSIGLNYVSCSPYRVPIARFAAAQAVLKEKAAKKTGKKK
- a CDS encoding sigma 54-interacting transcriptional regulator produces the protein MQRLDVRCQVNLPVNVILDNITGRGMVEKKAKFSELSLSGAYLDYPHPQPGNKIIGLKYELPKYGEFEIMGEIVRKDQSGIAAKFYNVNRDAKLKLWDYIRENIGEKTTCPYCSVENVRKLRTCNSCGWNLNFHSPHYFLEHEKESFLNRLGTRCSSFTLEDICKVLNFIDVEILKVGKCLDINEEFVGSSRPMLEVFSMIRNVATTDLPVVIIGESGTGREMTASAIHERSLRKDKPFVPINCAAIPEDLLEAELFGYEKGAFSADRNNNRTGKIEYANGGTLFLNEIEALTPDIQPRFLKFFDNKIIERIGAKTGIKADVRLIVSASSDTRSTASKGYFGSDLISMLNTFKINLPPVSERGDDKIILARYFLNKFSKEMGVSKIFSRDAVDAIKNYDWPGNVREIIAKVRKSIVVSADQYINPQDLDLHLPHFGADGYIATLRDARDTIEKQKLIEALVTCNNNITKVAKALGISRPSVYSLKKKFGI
- a CDS encoding glycine--tRNA ligase subunit beta gives rise to the protein MKPLLIEIGTEEIPARFIPDGVKSLKDGLVKFFEDSAIDFGNVSKYATPRRLALFIEDVSEKQKDRTKEIAGPPKKIAFDEKGNPTQAAIGFAKSCNVDVKELKTVRTERGEYLSVTISETGRETINVLSEALPKLITSVQFPKSMRWGGSTLRFARPIRWITAMFGTEVISFELDGLKSSNKSFGHRFISPGPFVINDPVSYKNLLAENGIIADPAERRGIILDETKKIESKAGGKVHEDAELLNTVTFLVEYPMVIMGNFDPAYLSLPKELIVTVMRSHQKYFSMEDKAGNLMPHFVLVSNTKPENSAAVKRGAERVLKARLEDARFYYNEDGKKPLWDYVEKLNKVTFHEKLGSLYEKAERIAFLSSYICDELGTPAKENVLKTSMLAKADLVTGVVREFPELQGYMGMVYAGNSGEDDEVAAAIYEHYLPRFSGDVLPSGEVGSIISIADKIDNIASFFLLGLAPTGSEDPFALRRQAMGVINILVNKDFVVPLEQIVDKAVQGIEAYLPARKPLDEEILKFFYQRFEGMLLNEGYAYDVIDSVFSAKGGGIRDIKQRVETLSDMRETPGFPELVTAAKRVYNILAKIKAGQFNANMPAEPAEKELHQAVMHVNKELIWKNYNALFELKEPVNNFFEKVLVMDKDPAVKANRLALLLTVKEAFNSLGDFSKIVG
- a CDS encoding tetratricopeptide repeat protein, yielding MKFFPLIFLFSAICLASCAALRTTAPQVKTEEKPPEEVKKTLTPAEQGEKAFNLFTEILTFTETGDREAALPKIEATYLKIIAEYPDTPLAQESYWRLISIYINDYTPPQYEKAEPLYYEFLQKYPGSGMKIPVEDTLSQSYHKNAKWENLLAIHAQAVDEYREKGRISSPEPLFMYAEAKLHTGSIEDAEKYYKAVIDSFPNSLRATVSKKRLEGITNKRAKQP
- a CDS encoding site-2 protease family protein, which encodes MLDLSNILRQLAVSALPILIAITFHEVSHGFVANKLGDPTARLMGRLTLNPLAHIDPVGTIILPFMLLIVTNGQFVFGYAKPVPINPMNFKDYRKGMAVTAAAGPATNVILAILSLLILKGLIIPANLVVSPGLSSSVLTPLTLMFTSSIIINVVLASFNLMPIPPLDGGRVFIGLLPHKHAVSYGRIEPFGFIIVIALIATGLADYFVMPLVNIFLTLLKLF
- a CDS encoding glycine--tRNA ligase subunit alpha, coding for MYLQELILQLHAFWSRYGCVIHQPYDIEVGAGTFNPATFFRVIGPEPWRAAYVEPSRRPTDGRYGENPNRLQHYYQYQVILKPSPSDIQDIYLKSLSEINIDVQKHDIRFVEDDWESPTLGAWGLGWEVWLDGMEITQFTYFQQVGGLELKPVSAEITYGVERIAMYLQEVDNVFDLRWTDGISYGDIHHETEVEFSKYNFDEADTDMHLRLFEMYEKESLRLIRQGLIFPGYDFCLKCSHAFNMLDARGALSVAERTGYIARVRNLAKQCAEGYLKLREEMGFPLLKNSSNLFKMDSERII